The following are encoded in a window of Cataglyphis hispanica isolate Lineage 1 chromosome 21, ULB_Chis1_1.0, whole genome shotgun sequence genomic DNA:
- the LOC126857314 gene encoding facilitated trehalose transporter Tret1-like, protein MLLMHKKEEVLLDLFTSSLGGFALGVTLGWNSSTGEVLRNILNAGSTEIGLIGSILNAGACIGVMSVPFFIKYLSRTTIIFLTIPGFIVGWTFICSAGQKILLLIIGRFICGMSGGVFCILTPIYIAEIADKDLREQLLMYFHLLINCGIMYAFVIAHILDEQDAIWRYSLICAVPCLAIALINLVPESPLYYLAKNNEIKAKDCLKWYRGEACEDNIEMEELKYLAVACRSKMSTMSILKNRHIISSFCTCFFAFLAQQLSGVNTIIFYALTFFNIGGSGNITASEQTIVISSIQILSCFLAMSLINMVGRRILLIVSASLMGLFLMLLGWFYELRDYDPEYDDIYFWMPPTWIALFFAAFNIGIGPISWALLGDIFPMQIRETAVACAATFNWLLCLIATMSFGEMVVALGVTKSMWLFAGFCWLAGILCAFFVKDTRGHSLAKIQKSFGIDNRQEETT, encoded by the exons CGTCTCTTGGCGGTTTCGCTCTCGGTGTTACGCTCGGTTGGAATTCTAGCACAGGAGAGGTCCTTCGAAATATCTTGAACGCTGGCAGTACCGAGATTGGCCTTATCGGTAGTATCTTGAATGCCGGTGCATGCATCGGTGTAATGTCCGTGCCTTTCTTCATAAAGTATCTCAGCCGTACGACAATCATATTCTTGACCATACCAGGATTTATCGTCGGATGGACGTTTATCTGCTCCGCCGGCCAGAAA attTTACTTCTCATAATTGGTCGATTTATATGTGGTATGAGCGGTGGAGTATTCTGCATTCTGACTCCGATTTATATCGCGGAAATCGCAGATAAAGATTTGCGAGAACAACTTCTTATGTATTTTCACCTCTTGATCAATTGCGGAATTATGTATGCTTTTGTGATCGCCCATATCTTAGATGAGCAGGATGCTATATGGAG atatagcTTAATCTGCGCTGTGCCATGCCTTGcgattgcattaataaatctaGTACCTGAGAGTCCTCTTTATTATCTCGCGAAGAACAACGAAATTAAGGCCAAAGATTGTCTAAAATGGTATCGTGGCGAAGCTTGTGAAGATAATATCGAAatggaagaattaaaatatctcgctGTTGCATGCCGTTCAAAAATG AGCACAatgagtattttaaaaaatcgacatATTATAAGTTCCTTCTGCACGTGTTTCTTCGCATTCTTGGCTCAACAATTGAGCGGCGTTAATACTATAATCTTTTACGCAttgacatttttcaatatcggCGGATCGGGCAATATAACTGCAAGCGAACAGACCATCGTTATTAGTagcatacaaatattatcttgCTTCCTAGCTATGAGCCTGATAAACATGGTCGGACGTCGTATATTACTAATTGTATCCGCATCGCTTATGGGATTGTTCTTGATGCTGTTag gaTGGTTTTATGAATTGAGGGACTATGATCCAGAGTATGACGATATCTACTTCTGGATGCCACCAACTTGGATAGCTCTTTTTTTCGCTGCTTTTAATATCGGTATCGGGCCGATATCGTGGGCGCTGCTAGGCGATATCTTTCCGATGCAAATAAGGGAGACCGCCGTTGCATGCGCAGCCACTTTTAACTGGTTGCTATGTTTAATAGCAACGATGAGCTTTGGAGAAATGGTGGTTGCTCTTGGTGTTACAAAGTCTATGTGGCTCTTTGCTGGCTTTTGCTGGCTAGCCGGAATCCTTTGCgcgttttttgtaaaagatactCGCGGTCACAGTTTGGCTAAAATACAAAAGAGCTTTGGCATCGACAATAGGCAAGAAGAAACAACATAG